DNA from Phragmites australis chromosome 16, lpPhrAust1.1, whole genome shotgun sequence:
gaggcagaacacaaaaccagactgcgatctcgagtcgtccttgtcggtttggaagctagcatcggtgtaaccatttacaacgagctcctcctcacctccatagactaggaacatatccttagttcttctcatgtacttgaggatactctttactatagcccagtgacattcacctgggttcgattgatatctgctcgtaacacttagagcataggagacatctgggcgtgtacaaaacatagcatacatgatggacccgatagcagaagcatacgggatcgcactcatcctctcgagctcatcagatgtcttaggacattgattcttgctgagagtgatgccatgtgacattggcaagaaacctttcttggaatcttgcatattgaaccgattcaataccttgtcaatgtacgtgctctggcttaatccgattagtctttttgacctatctctatagatctttatgcccaatatatatgctgcctctcctaaatctttcattgaaaaactcttttgcaatgaagatttgacagcatcgagcattggaatattatttccgatcaataatatgtcatccacatataagaccagaaacacaagtgcgctcccactagtccttttgtaaacacaaggctcttcttcattcttgatgaaaccaaaccctttgatcacttcatcaaaacgaagattccaactccgagaagcttgctttagtccatagatggacttttgcagcttgcaaatcttcccagcatttttcggattgacaaaaccttcaggctgtgtcatgtacacatcctcacttaggtttccattaaggaaagccgttttgacatccatttgccatatctcatagtcgaaatatgcagcaattgctaggagaatccgaatagattttagcattgcgacgggcgaaaacgtttcatcataatcaacaccttgaatttgcctgaaacctttcgccaccaatcgtgccttatagatgtgaacatttccatcaacgtctatctttttcttaaaaacccatttacactcgatagttttcacaccatcaggtggatcgaccaagttccaaacttggttttctctcatggattctaactcggatctcatggctccaagccatttttcggagtctggtcccaccattgcttccgagtaagtcttaggttcatcattgtccaacaataatatgtcacgctgccccgtggttaggaacataaaccgctcgggtgcacgactgaacctttccgaccgacgtggggctggtgtctcgacaacaggttctgcaacatcttgcataccgagttgtggttcaataggagctgaaacactttcaagtggttcccgaatttcttcgagttgcaccgtgctcccactaactctcttcgcgagaaactctttctcaagaaagacaccattccgggcgacaaacactttgccttcttcccggttatagaaataatatcctttggtttccctaggataccccacaaagaagcatttatcagatttgggagtgagcttatcagacgacaaacgttttacataagcctcacaaccccatatcttaaggaaagacaatccgggacgcttcccggtccatatctcatatggtgtcctctctacagccttagatggaaccctgtttaacgtgaaagcagcagtttctagagcgtatccccagaaggacaatggaagatcagattggctcatcatcgaccggaccatgtctaacaaagttcggttcctccgctcggacaccccattccattgtggcgtgcccggtggagtcaattgtggaacgattccacattgccttagatgatcaccaaattcatggctcaaatattcacctccacgatctgatcgcagaaatttaattgtcttgcctatatgattttgtacttcattctggaactccttgaacttttcaaaggattcagacttgtgcctcattaggtagatgtaaccatatctactaaagtcatcggtgaaagtaatgaaatactgaaaaccacctctagctgtagaactcatcggtccacatacatctgtatgtactagggccaataattcatttgtcctctcacttcgaccagtgaaaggcgtcttagtcatcttgccaagtaaacaagactcgcatgtatcaaatgattcgaaatcaaatgaatgtagaagaccatctttatggagcttctgcatacgcttctcatttatatgacctaatcgacaatgccaaacaaaagtgggattcaaatcattaagccgaggcttctttgtatcaatgttatagatagttatatcctcaagatccaatatatataatccatttactaatggacaattaccatagagcataccattcaaaaatatcgaacaacacttgttctttattatgaattcataaccgtcttcttccaaacatgaagaagagataatgtttttgcccaaggcaggaatataataacaattatttaattccaaaactaatcctgagggtagcgataaggagtaaatgccaacggccaacgcagcaacttttgcaccattgccgacgcgagcatccagttcgcctcttgcacacttcctagtccttttcagtccctgcaacgatttgcaagtatgaatcattgatccggtatcaaatacccatgaatcatcaggacgagtagcaagattaatttcaataacatttatacctgaagatgaagtcttacttcccttcttctttttgagttcttccaagtacaatttgcagttcctccgccaatgaccagtcttatggcagtggtggcaagtgtcagaagcggcagggccagccttgggctttccaacaggtttaggcttagaactcgagatctcatccgaagttttagccttgtccttgcgctttctcttcttgctatccttttgaaccatcatcacatgactagagctcttcttaatgctttcctcagcagtttttagcatcccatgcaattcagccatgcttttctccatgctgttcatatgaaagttcaaaatgaacggctcgaagctcgcagggagcgactggagaattacatccgtagccaactcagggctaaggggaaaaccaagtttttccaggctttcaatgtaaccaatcattttgatcacatgaggactgactggactgccttctgttaacctgcacgcaaacaaggactttgaggtgttgtacctctcggcccgagcttggttctcaaacatgcctcggagtcccacaagcatatcatgggcatccctgttctcatattgcttctgaagctcagaggacatacaggcaagcatgaggcagctaacatccagtgaatcgttggtgtgcttctcataagccctccgatccgcggcaggagcattatcagctggttcatcaggataggggacctctagaacatattcctttttctcttgtttgagaacaattctcagatttctataccaatcaataaagtttgttccagaaagcttctctttttcaagaatcgatcgcaaattaaaactggaagtgttactagcggccggtgccatgatctacaacagaaaatgcaggttcagcactatgcctatgtgaatcttctattaaacaatttaacaaaagatactccactatatgtgttttccctctaacaacatatagaggatcaagatccatattcaactaagttctagtgagctttggcatcattgctagaaacttagtgacataggtaagcaacgccttgctaatcacatccctatgtgactcttgtttgctgggtggcatcgaatgccccggcgcccaacatcatgccccaaagcccaaaaccgttttgatagctttatcaagtaaaccaatactatgcgtgtggatgtccgacatccactctaactggttaagataaatgatggcaccctgctttggcagacctaccacacaatgatcaaaacctttgtaggtgcagctattggaagggcatcaattaatcttgatttttctgagggaaactactctatcatgaaaatcatatccaccacatataaaacatgaaagaatagtatgacaggaacataaaaacatcacaggcaatcatattaactgtgacatagtatggccccttcacatggtgatcttcatcgccacggttcctgtcctccgggtcatcatgcttcaaatctccatgatcttgttctagtctattacacctaatagcactagataaattacatgagaagaagcatcacaagtcgacacgcaggccgttatacaataacatgacagccttgggctgcaattaaccatgacacgcaggccatgaaaaattacacacatgcatcacatatcacaaggccataccagtcacaacattctctgcaaaaacgagttaagcgtagaatcgaattctaatgtcgtgatgggatcatgttattacaacaatctatgcgtgtacgcgatGGCAGTCCCCGCGGGTTTCAGGGCAgcgccctgaaaacctctcggaaatacatagatcgcatctatgaaatcgctatgaaaatctcatcggatcgatcgtatcgagccaattccgagtcattcataatgcctcaatttccattagatcaatcccattgatcatcgcgtgaggtttttccagaaacgatgacagcacacacgacctcgatctgctgttctcccgaccatgtcgcgatgcatgcagttagccccgatggtgattccagccggtaggggcaagtcgcacgcaaaaacaggtgggagatcgagctaatctttttggctatgtggtttcatcgactggcatctcatccgatctcttattcacctaaccaaccgtgcattgatcaatccatcatatgaactgatcaaaaacaatagatctaatctatttctatcacatatcttctatatgtgactgatccagatcgaaaactacgcaggatggctctgataccactgaagggttgcgggtaggctacgctagcacaaaataaattttctctaccgcattcaaccaggaagccatgcgagtaggggatcatgaatcgttaccacttgacgagcagtgcagcggaagaagagttggagcagaccaatccaacgtcgtgcgcgtcaagtagtcgatcgtcaacctcgtcccgagcacgtcccgagcaccttccgagtactcgcgggtacgtcccgagtactcccgggcagatcagcaccgcaatagtagcagcgcctccacggtatccacacgtacaaggatggaatcgccgtgcgccggtgtgctagcaccgcgcgcccggctagggtttcgaagggagttcgggaataggaggcggctagggtttctgaagaacaccatgcgccttggcccctgcctattcttatatagagcacgctaatgggcctttaatcaacattaaagcccattatgactctaaaccctaatggtcctttaatcaacattaaagcccattagcagatccaatccgcaaactcgatcgcctctagggcatattaccaacaccATGAACTCTCgtctcttgatctccataaggcctTTAGGAATGTGAAAATCACAGAATGCCTACTGGAACTCCAcccaagacacccgatgattggcAGGGTGCATGaccaagtagttggaccaccacacgcCCGCCGGACCTTGAAGCTGATGAGCGGCGATGAGCACCctctcgtggtcctcgcatcgaaggagagtgagcttctgctcgatagtcTGGAGCCAATGGttggcatccagaggatcctcatcCCGTGTGAAGGTAGGCGGCTGAGTTCTAAGGAAATCcaagaagtcatctcggcgcccggccccacctcctccatgaggagctaTGTTGCGCATGAGGGCCTCAAGGAGCGTcgtctgagcttgacggttttgctcgatttgcatTAGACATCCaccatgctcggcggtggaggtggcgaaGGGTTGTTTTCATTAGAACCCTTgggaagatctcccaaactgccacgggttctcatcctattgtgaTGACGAGAAGATAGAGAGGCGAA
Protein-coding regions in this window:
- the LOC133896394 gene encoding uncharacterized protein LOC133896394, giving the protein MIGYIESLEKLGFPLSPELATDVILQSLPASFEPFILNFHMNSMEKSMAELHGMLKTAEESIKKSSSHVMMVQKDSKKRKRKDKAKTSDEISSSKPKPVGKPKAGPAASDTCHHCHKTGHWRRNCKLYLEELKKKKGSKTSSSGTEKD